In Micromonospora sp. LH3U1, one genomic interval encodes:
- a CDS encoding RNA polymerase sigma factor, translated as MPGAGAAVGSSVEAVFREERGRLLASLVHRFGDLDLAEEVASEAIEAALVHWPTDGVPSRPGAWLLTTARRRAVDRLRRDQVLATRLAVLRAEAERAEAAPPADADRDLPDDRLALFFTCAHPALAAQDRGALTLRFLAGLTTTEVARAFLVPPATMAQRLVRAKRKIRDARIPFRVPGADELPDRLPTVLQAVYSVFTEGYAASSGPDLQRIDLAEEAIRLGRILRRLLPAEREVAGLLGLMLLIHARRGARTGPDGAMILLDDQDRGRWDHPMIEEGRELVVVALTGRAPGPYGVQAAIAALHDEAADVASTDWPQVVALYDVLLSLVPSPVVALNRAAAVAMRDGPEAGLALLDELADEPLLRGHHPYPAARADLLRRLGRHDEAAAAYRSALTLVGNEPERAYLLRQLASVTTD; from the coding sequence GTGCCGGGTGCGGGGGCAGCCGTCGGGTCGTCGGTGGAGGCGGTGTTCCGGGAGGAACGTGGCCGACTGCTCGCCTCGCTCGTGCACCGCTTCGGCGACCTCGACCTGGCCGAGGAGGTCGCCTCCGAAGCCATCGAGGCGGCGCTGGTGCACTGGCCGACCGACGGCGTCCCGAGCCGGCCGGGAGCCTGGCTGCTCACCACGGCTCGGCGTCGCGCCGTTGACCGGCTGCGCCGCGACCAGGTGCTGGCCACGCGGCTCGCCGTACTCCGGGCGGAGGCCGAGCGGGCGGAGGCCGCCCCTCCCGCCGACGCGGACCGCGACCTACCCGACGACCGGCTGGCGCTCTTCTTCACCTGCGCACACCCGGCCCTGGCCGCGCAGGACCGCGGAGCACTCACCCTGCGATTCCTCGCCGGCCTCACCACGACCGAGGTCGCGCGGGCCTTCCTGGTGCCACCCGCGACCATGGCCCAGCGACTCGTCCGGGCCAAGCGGAAGATCCGCGACGCCCGCATCCCGTTCCGGGTGCCGGGCGCCGACGAGCTGCCCGATCGCCTGCCCACGGTGCTCCAGGCCGTCTACTCGGTCTTCACCGAGGGGTACGCCGCCAGCTCCGGCCCGGATCTCCAACGGATCGACCTGGCCGAGGAGGCCATCCGGCTGGGCCGGATCCTGCGTCGGCTGTTGCCCGCAGAGCGGGAGGTCGCCGGGCTGCTCGGGCTGATGCTGCTCATCCACGCGCGGCGCGGCGCGCGTACCGGGCCGGACGGCGCCATGATCCTTCTCGACGACCAGGATCGTGGACGCTGGGACCATCCCATGATCGAGGAGGGGCGCGAGCTGGTGGTGGTCGCGCTGACCGGCCGAGCGCCCGGCCCGTACGGGGTGCAGGCCGCCATCGCCGCGCTGCACGACGAGGCCGCCGACGTGGCCAGCACCGACTGGCCCCAGGTGGTGGCGCTCTACGACGTGCTGCTCAGCCTGGTGCCCTCACCGGTCGTCGCGCTCAACCGTGCCGCCGCGGTGGCCATGCGGGACGGGCCGGAGGCTGGGCTCGCCCTGCTCGACGAGTTGGCCGACGAGCCGCTGCTTCGCGGCCACCACCCCTATCCGGCGGCACGGGCCGACCTGCTGCGCCGGCTCGGCCGCCACGACGAGGCCGCGGCGGCGTACCGCAGCGCGTTGACGCTGGTCGGCAATGAACCGGAGCGGGCGTACCTGCTCCGCCAGCTGGCGTCCGTCACCACCGACTGA
- a CDS encoding HAD family hydrolase has product MSLPLPAGEFAAYLFDCDGTIVDSMPMHYLAWQRALDEWGCEFPEDLFYAWGGRPTADIVVTLNEQQGLTMPVATVVERRESYYQELLPQLAAVPEVLEHIHDAHRRVPFAVVSGSTRASVTASLDALGLLDRFDVLVCADDYTRAKPDPEAFLLAAEHLGVPPESCLVFEDTDLGIQAATAAGMASVRVPQQRTR; this is encoded by the coding sequence GTGAGTCTGCCCCTGCCTGCCGGTGAGTTCGCCGCGTACCTGTTCGACTGCGACGGCACCATCGTCGACTCGATGCCGATGCACTACCTGGCCTGGCAGCGGGCCCTGGACGAGTGGGGCTGCGAGTTCCCGGAGGACCTCTTCTACGCCTGGGGTGGGCGGCCGACCGCCGACATCGTCGTCACCCTGAACGAACAGCAGGGCCTGACCATGCCGGTGGCGACCGTCGTCGAACGCCGGGAGAGCTACTACCAGGAGCTTCTGCCGCAGCTCGCCGCCGTGCCCGAGGTGCTGGAGCACATTCACGACGCGCACCGGCGGGTCCCGTTCGCCGTCGTCTCCGGCAGCACCCGCGCGTCGGTCACCGCCTCCCTCGACGCGCTCGGCCTGCTGGACCGGTTCGACGTGCTGGTCTGCGCCGACGACTACACCCGGGCCAAGCCCGACCCGGAGGCGTTCCTGCTCGCGGCGGAGCACCTCGGCGTACCCCCGGAGTCCTGCCTGGTCTTCGAGGACACCGACCTGGGCATCCAGGCCGCGACCGCGGCCGGCATGGCATCGGTACGCGTGCCGCAACAGCGCACCCGCTGA
- a CDS encoding NADP-dependent oxidoreductase, with translation MVDGDVPERMQAAAFDEFGGPEVITLRKLPIPKIADDEVLIKVWSAGVGVWDAYERQGVLVPEGSALPIVPGSDGAGTVVAAGSQVTDLAVGDLVYVSANTRPKGGFYAEYAAVKAQYAAKLPDGVPVEHAGAMATDALTALAGLDTLSLSAGAWLLIFGASGGQGHLAVQLAKRQGLNVIAVASGADGVALVTRLGADVSLDGHGDVTDVLARIRDAAPDGVNAILAMAAGETLDRLTEALVDGGVVAYANGVRPEPRERPGVVVRAYDGEASPGQLQRLNELIEAGPFVVHVAETFPLGKVREAHKRLQTSYAGKLLLTIS, from the coding sequence ATGGTTGACGGGGATGTGCCAGAGCGGATGCAGGCCGCGGCCTTCGACGAGTTCGGCGGGCCGGAGGTGATCACTCTGCGGAAGCTGCCGATCCCGAAGATCGCCGACGACGAGGTGCTGATCAAGGTCTGGAGTGCCGGCGTCGGGGTGTGGGACGCGTACGAGCGCCAGGGTGTGCTGGTCCCGGAGGGCTCAGCCCTCCCGATCGTGCCCGGCTCCGACGGCGCCGGGACCGTCGTCGCGGCCGGCAGCCAGGTGACCGACCTCGCGGTGGGCGACCTGGTCTACGTCTCCGCCAACACCCGGCCGAAGGGCGGCTTCTACGCCGAGTACGCGGCGGTCAAGGCGCAGTACGCGGCGAAGCTGCCCGACGGTGTGCCGGTGGAGCACGCCGGTGCCATGGCCACCGACGCGCTGACCGCGCTGGCCGGGCTCGACACCCTCAGCCTGTCGGCCGGCGCCTGGTTGTTGATCTTCGGTGCGAGCGGCGGTCAGGGCCACCTGGCCGTGCAGTTGGCCAAACGGCAGGGACTGAACGTGATCGCTGTGGCCTCCGGGGCGGACGGCGTCGCGCTGGTGACCCGCCTCGGCGCCGACGTGTCCCTCGACGGCCACGGCGACGTGACCGACGTGCTCGCCCGGATCCGGGATGCGGCACCGGACGGAGTGAACGCCATCCTGGCGATGGCCGCCGGCGAGACCCTGGACCGGCTCACCGAGGCGCTGGTCGACGGCGGCGTGGTCGCGTACGCCAACGGTGTGCGACCGGAGCCGCGCGAGCGGCCCGGCGTCGTGGTCCGGGCGTACGACGGCGAAGCCAGCCCTGGACAGTTGCAGCGCCTCAACGAACTCATCGAGGCGGGGCCGTTCGTGGTGCACGTCGCGGAGACGTTCCCGCTCGGCAAGGTGCGGGAGGCGCACAAGCGCCTGCAAACCTCCTACGCGGGCAAGCTCCTGTTGACGATCAGCTGA
- a CDS encoding YoaK family protein has protein sequence MHAPSKRATAWLLVALAGASGCIDVICLTKLNGYFASVVTGNLVHFGHAFATTDGRSLAGAVVAVGGYAVGVAAATAPLRHTPPGWNGRTAVVASAEAVLLLGFTAGWWACSARPGYGFGLVLLGAAAVASGIQSVITVGAGVRGASTTYLTGSLTELVRRRVVDPHRIADVGGIGRLAGLVVGAVLGTVVLRMAPTWAPVLAAVLVITVITVAVGLTHRAVATAGPSQRR, from the coding sequence GTGCACGCTCCGTCGAAGCGCGCCACGGCCTGGCTCCTGGTGGCGCTGGCCGGGGCCTCCGGCTGCATCGACGTGATCTGCCTGACCAAGCTCAACGGGTACTTCGCCAGCGTGGTCACCGGCAACCTGGTGCATTTCGGCCACGCGTTCGCCACGACGGACGGCCGGTCGCTCGCGGGTGCGGTGGTGGCAGTTGGTGGATACGCCGTGGGGGTTGCCGCTGCCACGGCACCGTTGCGCCACACCCCGCCGGGTTGGAACGGCCGTACCGCGGTGGTGGCGTCGGCCGAGGCGGTGCTGCTGCTCGGGTTCACGGCAGGCTGGTGGGCCTGCTCGGCACGTCCCGGGTACGGCTTCGGGCTCGTGCTGCTGGGGGCGGCGGCCGTGGCGAGCGGCATCCAGAGCGTGATCACCGTTGGTGCCGGCGTACGGGGTGCGTCGACGACCTATCTGACCGGCTCGCTGACCGAGTTGGTCCGGCGTCGTGTCGTCGACCCGCACCGGATCGCCGATGTGGGTGGCATCGGTCGGTTGGCGGGGCTGGTGGTCGGCGCCGTGCTCGGCACGGTGGTGCTGCGGATGGCCCCCACCTGGGCACCGGTGCTGGCGGCGGTGCTGGTGATCACGGTGATCACGGTCGCTGTCGGTCTGACCCACCGCGCGGTAGCCACCGCTGGCCCTAGCCAGCGGCGTTGA
- a CDS encoding WxL protein peptidoglycan domain-containing protein has product MYPSVTRWKTSTAVLLRTTVLSLLAAVAAIGVGAGPAVAADGNVAWTVRTASNGYGEARSSYSYNVNPGGAVEDAMVVANRGPAPLTLSVYAADGFTTDAGQLDLLTKDKKSVAIGAWAKANAGSVVIQPGKTAQVPFKISVPDNATPGDYVGGILTALTQADQAEGINVDRRLGIRIKLRVGGELKPNLAIEDLHVKYGGSSNPFSKGDATITYTIHNVGNAALSGQQAVSVSGPFGVLRVRAKDIAAPPELLPGESWDVTVPVHGVAPAVSLAATATLTPLLTDASGSTTSLKPVQVTAHGWALPWMLVLVLVVLIAVLVGAYLYRRRNRTQRKVREDARVRDAVEQALRGQEPQTS; this is encoded by the coding sequence ATGTACCCGTCCGTAACGCGCTGGAAGACCTCGACCGCCGTGCTCCTCCGTACGACCGTGCTGTCCCTGCTCGCCGCCGTCGCGGCCATCGGCGTCGGTGCCGGCCCCGCCGTGGCGGCGGACGGCAACGTCGCCTGGACGGTCCGGACGGCCTCCAACGGCTACGGCGAGGCTCGGTCCAGCTACAGCTACAACGTCAATCCCGGTGGCGCCGTCGAGGACGCCATGGTCGTGGCCAACCGCGGCCCGGCGCCGCTGACCCTGTCCGTGTACGCCGCCGACGGCTTCACGACCGACGCGGGCCAGCTCGACCTGCTCACCAAGGACAAGAAATCCGTTGCGATCGGCGCCTGGGCGAAGGCGAATGCCGGCAGTGTCGTGATCCAGCCCGGGAAGACCGCGCAGGTTCCCTTCAAGATCAGCGTTCCGGACAACGCCACGCCCGGTGACTACGTCGGCGGCATCCTCACCGCGCTGACCCAGGCCGACCAGGCCGAAGGCATCAACGTCGACCGGCGCCTCGGTATCCGGATCAAGTTGCGGGTCGGCGGCGAGCTGAAGCCGAACCTCGCGATCGAAGACCTGCACGTGAAGTACGGGGGCTCGTCCAACCCGTTCAGCAAGGGTGACGCCACCATCACCTACACGATCCACAACGTCGGCAACGCCGCCCTGTCCGGGCAGCAGGCGGTATCGGTCTCGGGCCCGTTCGGCGTACTACGGGTCCGGGCGAAGGACATCGCCGCGCCGCCGGAGCTGCTCCCCGGCGAGAGCTGGGACGTGACCGTGCCCGTTCACGGCGTCGCTCCCGCTGTCTCGCTGGCCGCGACCGCGACCCTCACGCCGCTGCTCACCGACGCCTCGGGCTCCACCACCTCGCTCAAGCCGGTCCAGGTCACCGCGCACGGCTGGGCACTGCCGTGGATGTTGGTGCTGGTGCTCGTCGTGCTGATCGCCGTGCTCGTCGGGGCGTACCTGTACCGGCGCCGCAACCGGACGCAGCGCAAGGTGCGCGAGGACGCCCGCGTACGCGACGCCGTCGAGCAGGCGCTGCGTGGTCAGGAGCCGCAGACGTCCTGA